From Verrucomicrobiota bacterium JB022, one genomic window encodes:
- the lexA gene encoding transcriptional repressor LexA: MKDLTYRQQEVLGYIQIHMRDHGTWPSFREIEQHFGFKSTNAVMGHIRALERKGYISRVPGQARTFRINLALDDEEQPVEAVDVVEIPIYGHIAAGYPDGVEPAGEIGRLQIDIDTAGIRRSRRCFALKVRGESMIDAGILDGDTVIIEQSPPRHLDIVAALIDGETTLKRFIAPAGRAPYLKAENRNYPELYPVSELVVQGVAKAIVRNL, from the coding sequence ATGAAGGACCTGACCTACCGGCAACAGGAGGTGCTCGGCTACATCCAGATCCACATGCGGGATCATGGGACGTGGCCCAGCTTCCGCGAGATCGAGCAACACTTCGGTTTCAAGAGCACCAATGCCGTGATGGGTCATATTCGCGCCCTGGAGCGCAAGGGCTACATCAGCCGCGTGCCCGGCCAGGCGCGGACCTTCCGCATCAACCTCGCCCTCGATGACGAGGAGCAGCCGGTAGAGGCGGTGGACGTAGTGGAGATCCCCATCTACGGGCACATCGCTGCGGGCTACCCCGACGGCGTGGAGCCAGCCGGCGAGATCGGGCGTCTGCAGATCGATATCGACACGGCGGGCATCCGCCGCAGCCGCCGCTGCTTCGCACTCAAGGTGCGCGGCGAAAGCATGATCGACGCCGGCATCCTTGACGGCGACACCGTTATCATCGAGCAATCGCCGCCCCGCCATCTCGATATCGTAGCGGCGCTGATCGACGGCGAGACGACGCTCAAGCGCTTCATCGCGCCCGCAGGCCGCGCGCCCTACCTGAAGGCAGAAAACCGGAACTACCCGGAGCTCTACCCTGTCTCTGAGCTCGTCGTCCAAGGCGTCGCGAAGGCCATCGTCCGCAACCTTTAG
- a CDS encoding site-specific DNA-methyltransferase, with translation MGKVRAPRNRTLTLSAADRERLQPQLLKPEALASTLQPGIVQAEFEQVVPHLPEASFDLLILDPPYNLAKSFNGQKFARKQAPAYTEWLEIILQPLLPLLKPTATAYICGDWLTSHSIFEVASRHLHVRNRITWEREKGRGALQNWKNCTEDIWFCTCGPDYYFDVEAVKLRRRVMAPYRNDEGQPKDWNRSAEGNYRDTYPSNIWTDITIPFWSMPENTDHPTQKSEKLLAKLLLASCPPDGWVLDPFLGSGTTAVVGHKLERKVLGIERDLEYALLAQKRLELAQTQPGIQGYSDQVFWERNSQPPQKRISGS, from the coding sequence ATGGGAAAAGTCCGTGCCCCCCGCAACCGCACCTTGACCCTGAGTGCGGCTGATCGCGAGCGTTTACAACCTCAGCTACTGAAGCCAGAGGCGCTGGCGTCTACGTTGCAGCCCGGCATCGTGCAGGCCGAGTTTGAGCAAGTGGTGCCGCACCTGCCGGAGGCCTCCTTCGACCTGCTGATTCTCGACCCACCCTATAACCTCGCCAAGAGCTTTAACGGGCAGAAATTCGCCCGCAAGCAGGCGCCCGCCTATACCGAGTGGCTGGAAATCATCCTGCAACCGCTGCTTCCCCTGCTCAAGCCGACCGCGACCGCCTATATTTGCGGCGATTGGCTGACCTCACACTCGATATTCGAGGTAGCCAGCCGCCATCTGCACGTGCGCAACCGCATTACCTGGGAGCGGGAAAAAGGTCGTGGCGCCCTCCAGAACTGGAAGAACTGCACCGAAGACATCTGGTTTTGCACCTGCGGGCCGGACTACTATTTTGACGTGGAGGCCGTGAAGCTGCGCCGCCGCGTGATGGCCCCCTACCGCAATGACGAAGGCCAGCCGAAGGACTGGAACCGCTCGGCCGAAGGCAATTACCGCGACACCTACCCCTCCAACATCTGGACCGACATCACCATCCCCTTCTGGTCGATGCCGGAAAATACCGATCACCCGACCCAGAAGAGCGAAAAGCTGCTCGCCAAGCTGCTGCTTGCCAGCTGCCCGCCCGACGGCTGGGTGCTCGACCCCTTCCTCGGCAGCGGCACCACGGCGGTCGTCGGCCACAAGCTCGAGCGCAAGGTGCTGGGCATCGAGCGCGATCTCGAATACGCCCTGCTGGCCCAGAAACGACTGGAGCTTGCCCAGACCCAACCGGGGATTCAGGGCTATTCCGATCAGGTTTTTTGGGAGCGCAACAGCCAGCCTCCCCAAAAACGCATCTCCGGGTCTTGA
- a CDS encoding VOC family protein, translating to MASTTPPAPVTRLAHTCIRTSNLSTTHRFYCDVLGMEHLFDFFRAGEVVGSYFKITEGQYIEVFYEPRIETDSGSHVLFHFCLECADIHATRQKLVDAGYKPEEIKLGKDQTYQFWVTDPNGMRVEFQQYTPSSSQFTGQAVVW from the coding sequence ATGGCCTCTACCACGCCCCCCGCTCCGGTTACCCGCTTAGCCCACACTTGTATCCGCACATCCAATCTCAGCACCACTCACCGCTTTTACTGCGACGTGCTCGGGATGGAGCACCTGTTCGACTTTTTCCGCGCCGGCGAGGTTGTCGGCTCGTATTTCAAGATCACCGAAGGCCAATACATCGAGGTCTTTTACGAGCCCCGAATCGAGACCGATTCCGGTTCGCACGTGCTCTTCCACTTTTGCCTGGAATGTGCGGACATCCACGCTACCCGGCAAAAGCTCGTCGATGCCGGCTACAAACCCGAAGAAATCAAGCTCGGCAAGGACCAGACCTACCAGTTTTGGGTGACCGACCCGAACGGCATGCGCGTCGAATTCCAGCAATACACCCCCAGTAGCAGCCAGTTTACAGGGCAAGCAGTGGTCTGGTAA
- a CDS encoding transcriptional regulator, producing the protein MNQDLPHQKLERHFHEPARLAILCRLIREPDGIAFPRLREELDLTFGNLDRHLKVLHDAHVIETEKVPAKRRPQSIIRLTEQGRAEFLQYLDHLERMLQEAAEARQALGSHRIAPGTSALPEPRPA; encoded by the coding sequence GTGAACCAAGACCTGCCCCACCAAAAGCTGGAACGCCATTTCCATGAGCCGGCCCGCCTGGCGATCCTGTGCCGCCTCATCCGCGAGCCCGACGGCATCGCCTTTCCTCGCCTGCGCGAAGAGCTCGACCTGACCTTCGGCAACCTCGACCGTCACCTCAAGGTGCTGCACGACGCCCATGTGATCGAGACTGAAAAGGTGCCCGCCAAGCGCCGCCCGCAGAGTATCATCCGCCTGACCGAGCAGGGGCGCGCGGAGTTTCTCCAATATCTCGACCACCTCGAGCGCATGCTGCAGGAAGCCGCCGAAGCCCGACAGGCCTTGGGCTCCCATCGCATAGCTCCCGGCACATCGGCCCTGCCGGAGCCACGCCCGGCCTAA
- a CDS encoding AraC family transcriptional regulator, producing MMTFRAQAFPRAEGGTTALPLRPRYRDLHHVHVDADFEFPLHQHMRYYEVVLARHTPYSCTVNGGEVVLQPDQLLVIQPGDWHQDHFRKGDRHLVLHFEFYDDAVNAFTLFARDIPSTLQVCREPFTDEAAWLETLVEEAEGNAAHAAEVQDCLVEALLWRIVRKLPVEALSPRFQQHTAGQDFCRRLGRIFRAAEQRDLSVEEMAQAMHLSRRQLTELCTRWMGAPPARAFDEHKIRQARRLLLNTPMLVKDVSFRLGFKNPYHFSRVFKRHTGLSPAQMRQGGDDTMVRWS from the coding sequence ATGATGACTTTTCGGGCGCAGGCTTTTCCACGGGCGGAAGGAGGCACGACGGCCTTGCCCCTGCGGCCGCGCTATCGGGATTTGCACCATGTGCACGTCGATGCGGACTTTGAGTTCCCGCTGCATCAGCACATGCGCTACTACGAGGTGGTGCTGGCGCGCCATACACCCTACAGCTGCACGGTCAATGGGGGCGAAGTGGTGCTGCAGCCCGATCAGCTGCTTGTGATCCAGCCGGGCGACTGGCATCAGGACCATTTCCGTAAAGGGGATCGGCATCTGGTGCTGCATTTCGAGTTTTACGACGATGCGGTGAACGCTTTTACACTTTTTGCCCGCGACATTCCGTCGACCCTGCAGGTGTGTCGCGAGCCGTTTACGGACGAGGCGGCATGGCTGGAGACGCTGGTAGAGGAGGCGGAGGGCAACGCGGCTCACGCGGCGGAGGTGCAGGATTGCCTGGTGGAGGCGCTGCTTTGGCGGATCGTGCGCAAGCTGCCGGTGGAGGCGCTGTCGCCACGTTTTCAGCAGCACACGGCTGGTCAGGACTTTTGCAGGCGCCTGGGGCGGATCTTCAGGGCCGCGGAGCAGCGTGATTTGAGCGTGGAGGAGATGGCGCAGGCGATGCATCTCAGCCGTCGTCAGCTGACGGAGCTCTGTACGCGCTGGATGGGCGCACCGCCCGCCCGCGCCTTCGACGAGCACAAGATTCGGCAGGCGCGCCGGCTACTCCTGAATACGCCAATGCTGGTCAAGGATGTCAGCTTTCGCCTCGGCTTCAAAAACCCCTATCACTTCAGCCGCGTGTTCAAGCGGCACACGGGGCTCTCGCCTGCTCAAATGCGGCAAGGCGGCGACGATACGATGGTGCGGTGGTCTTAG
- a CDS encoding glycoside hydrolase family 2 protein, with protein sequence MKTLSLSGDWTLHLATENDPLPARVPGCVHLDLLRAGRIEDPFYRDREQAYGWVSDQDWSYRREFTIAADFLDQPQVRLRAEGLDTFAEVRVNGTPVAQTDNMFRTWEFDVKHLLKPGQNDIEVRFTSPTDYIRARQQEHFLWHTGIDHHRISGGNWVRKEQCQFGWDWGPMLPTMGIWRELSLVAFTSRLGDVHTQQIHREGRVELSLAAEVEHAQPGQQVVAKLSLRGQAVTEVTLQDGSGTLTVDHPELWWPNDLGAQPLYDMEVTLRQGGQTIDRCHQRLGLRTLELVREKDEWGESFCFAANGRRFFAKGANWIPADSFDGRITREDLRDLLESARAAHMNCIRVWGGGKYECDAFYELCDELGICVWQDFMFACSAYPAHVPAFRASVQAEAEDNVRRLRHHACLALWCGNNELEQIPGIVGDEPGTMNWADYCTLFDDLLGEVVTRLDPVRAYWPSSEHSPIGDRAAPASTDPRWGDAHLWKVWHGREPFEWYRTAFHRFCSEFGFQSFPEPRTVATYTEPRDRNITSYVMELHQRSPIGNSAIMDYGLSWFRLPVGFDATLWLSQIIQVLGIQYAVEHWRRNMPRCMGAIYWQLNDCWPVASWASIDYLHRWKALHYAARRFFAPVMLSTVEDLKAQSVEVHLSNDYAQAQEGHIHWQLTTTSGEVIEQGHRSAQIDGNASARIFTLDAAAALAKHGPRDVIAWFSLEIGERVVSRSLALFARPKHMDLPDPKLQLTTKVEGDRITATVSAEKPALWTWLTHPAADIRWDDSFTHLSAGETRVFTGRIREQEPSFDASELRALSLYDTYQEA encoded by the coding sequence ATGAAAACCCTTTCCCTGTCGGGCGACTGGACCCTGCACCTTGCCACCGAAAACGACCCCCTGCCCGCCCGCGTCCCGGGCTGCGTCCACCTCGACCTCCTACGCGCCGGTCGCATCGAAGACCCTTTTTATCGCGACCGCGAGCAAGCATACGGCTGGGTCTCCGATCAGGATTGGAGCTACCGCCGCGAATTTACCATCGCTGCGGATTTCCTCGACCAGCCTCAGGTGCGACTCCGGGCGGAAGGCCTCGACACCTTTGCCGAAGTCCGCGTCAACGGCACGCCAGTTGCCCAAACGGACAACATGTTCCGCACCTGGGAGTTTGACGTAAAGCACCTCCTGAAGCCTGGACAAAACGACATCGAGGTCCGCTTCACCTCGCCCACCGACTACATTCGCGCACGACAACAGGAGCACTTCCTTTGGCACACCGGCATCGACCACCACCGCATCAGTGGCGGCAACTGGGTGCGCAAGGAGCAGTGCCAATTCGGCTGGGATTGGGGCCCGATGCTACCGACGATGGGCATCTGGCGCGAGCTTTCGCTGGTCGCCTTTACCAGCCGCTTGGGAGACGTGCACACCCAGCAGATCCATCGCGAAGGCCGCGTAGAGCTGAGCCTGGCCGCGGAAGTCGAGCACGCCCAGCCGGGTCAACAGGTGGTCGCCAAGCTGAGCCTGCGGGGCCAAGCGGTGACTGAGGTTACGCTGCAGGATGGTAGCGGCACCCTTACGGTAGATCACCCGGAACTGTGGTGGCCCAACGATCTGGGCGCTCAACCGCTTTACGACATGGAGGTCACGCTACGGCAGGGCGGCCAAACTATTGACCGATGTCACCAGCGCCTCGGCCTGCGCACGCTCGAGCTGGTGCGCGAGAAGGACGAATGGGGTGAGTCTTTTTGCTTTGCGGCCAACGGGCGTCGTTTTTTTGCCAAAGGCGCAAATTGGATCCCCGCCGACTCCTTCGATGGGCGCATCACCCGCGAAGACCTGCGCGACCTGCTCGAAAGCGCCCGCGCCGCCCACATGAACTGCATCCGCGTATGGGGCGGCGGCAAATATGAGTGCGACGCCTTTTACGAGCTGTGCGATGAGCTGGGCATCTGCGTGTGGCAAGACTTCATGTTTGCCTGCTCGGCCTACCCGGCACACGTCCCCGCATTCCGCGCAAGCGTCCAGGCCGAAGCTGAAGACAATGTGCGACGCCTGCGCCACCACGCCTGCCTTGCGCTCTGGTGCGGCAACAACGAGCTGGAGCAGATCCCCGGGATCGTAGGCGATGAGCCCGGCACGATGAACTGGGCCGACTACTGCACCCTCTTCGACGACCTGCTCGGCGAAGTCGTCACGCGGCTCGACCCCGTCCGTGCCTATTGGCCATCGAGCGAACACAGCCCCATCGGCGACCGCGCCGCCCCCGCCTCGACCGACCCGCGCTGGGGCGACGCCCACCTCTGGAAGGTGTGGCACGGGCGCGAGCCTTTCGAATGGTACCGCACCGCCTTTCACCGCTTCTGCAGCGAATTCGGCTTCCAGAGCTTCCCCGAGCCCCGCACCGTCGCCACCTACACCGAGCCACGCGACCGCAACATCACCAGCTATGTGATGGAACTCCACCAGCGCAGCCCCATCGGGAACAGCGCGATCATGGACTACGGGCTCAGCTGGTTCCGCCTGCCCGTGGGCTTCGACGCCACGCTCTGGCTTTCGCAGATCATCCAGGTGCTTGGCATCCAATATGCCGTCGAACACTGGCGGCGTAACATGCCGCGCTGCATGGGCGCGATCTATTGGCAGCTCAACGACTGCTGGCCTGTCGCAAGCTGGGCGTCCATCGACTATCTGCACCGCTGGAAGGCCCTGCACTACGCTGCTCGCCGCTTCTTCGCGCCCGTGATGCTCTCGACGGTCGAAGACCTGAAGGCGCAGTCCGTCGAAGTCCACCTGAGCAACGACTACGCACAGGCCCAGGAGGGCCATATCCACTGGCAACTGACGACCACTAGCGGCGAGGTAATCGAACAAGGACACCGCTCGGCCCAGATCGACGGCAACGCCAGCGCGCGCATTTTTACGCTCGATGCGGCGGCAGCACTGGCCAAACACGGGCCGCGCGACGTGATCGCATGGTTCAGCCTCGAGATCGGCGAACGGGTCGTATCGCGCAGCCTCGCGCTGTTTGCCCGGCCCAAGCACATGGACTTGCCGGACCCGAAGCTCCAGTTGACCACCAAAGTGGAGGGCGACCGCATCACCGCCACCGTTTCTGCCGAAAAACCGGCTCTTTGGACGTGGCTAACCCACCCGGCGGCGGACATCCGCTGGGACGACAGCTTCACGCATCTCAGCGCGGGCGAAACACGCGTCTTTACCGGGAGGATCCGCGAGCAGGAGCCAAGCTTCGACGCAAGTGAATTGCGGGCGCTAAGCCTTTACGATACCTATCAGGAGGCATGA
- a CDS encoding glycoside hydrolase family 97 catalytic domain-containing protein, giving the protein MMFPFFARRILPLFTFATTVLCAQNTIRWQSPNGQLTATLELASDSRPHWSLQAGNKAILLPAPIGITLGGVDLGADSELVKVQPTSGEDVVAATGVAQAASVAWQGRTLELRHQPDGRIWTLETRLFDDGFAWRYRLEQTENQEVNGEVSSFKLPPQSQVWVAERPNDWKLKSYAGYWMQVPVEDLATFSPVGPVQGPPLVAELPGGGFALLTEAALADYSGMRLKAQQDGRLQADFAPFRADGPLVTPWRVALYAQDLNTLVNQRVIPALNPAPDPALFVDLSWIHYGKAAWRWWSSGTGTPAEEREFIDYAAKLGFAYSLVDDGWKDWEQPWAQIAELAAYGKDQGVHLLIWRDYKDLADPSNDYEALTYFIDKAAKAEVAGLKIDFFNAESKDRIDFEQRALKEAARRQLVVIFHGIQKPTGEARTFPNEVTREGIRGIELNKMAEGPLTAEHNTALPFTRLVVGAGDYTPIAFSKPGPTTWAHQVATLVAFTSPVQVIAEHPRMLLEDERTAPALPFIRDVPTVWDETRVLPGSKIGKLAALARRSGDQWWLAVLNNQPLEWPLDLSFLGDGAYEAHVLRSPQPNALSAESHAATPNWRPTFSLQQGDGLVIRFIPAR; this is encoded by the coding sequence ATGATGTTTCCCTTTTTCGCCCGACGGATACTCCCCCTATTCACCTTTGCCACGACTGTGCTCTGCGCCCAGAACACGATCCGCTGGCAGAGCCCCAATGGTCAGCTTACAGCAACGCTGGAGCTGGCTAGCGACAGCCGACCGCATTGGAGCTTGCAGGCCGGCAACAAGGCGATCCTGCTGCCGGCCCCGATAGGGATCACCTTGGGCGGGGTCGACCTCGGGGCGGATTCCGAACTGGTGAAGGTTCAACCGACCTCCGGTGAAGACGTGGTGGCCGCAACGGGAGTAGCCCAGGCCGCTTCAGTGGCATGGCAGGGACGAACCCTGGAGCTGCGTCACCAGCCTGATGGCCGGATTTGGACGCTGGAAACCCGGCTTTTTGACGATGGCTTTGCCTGGCGATACCGATTGGAACAAACTGAAAATCAGGAAGTAAACGGCGAGGTGAGCAGCTTCAAGCTACCGCCTCAAAGCCAGGTGTGGGTGGCGGAACGCCCCAATGACTGGAAGCTGAAGTCGTATGCGGGCTATTGGATGCAAGTCCCGGTTGAAGATTTGGCCACCTTTTCGCCGGTCGGCCCAGTCCAAGGTCCGCCGCTCGTGGCGGAGTTGCCCGGCGGTGGCTTTGCACTTTTGACGGAAGCGGCCTTAGCGGATTACAGCGGCATGCGCCTCAAAGCACAGCAAGATGGCCGCTTACAGGCTGATTTTGCGCCCTTTCGTGCAGACGGTCCGCTCGTGACCCCTTGGCGTGTGGCTCTCTATGCGCAGGATCTCAATACGCTGGTGAACCAACGGGTCATTCCCGCACTCAACCCGGCTCCCGATCCCGCCTTGTTTGTCGATCTCTCCTGGATCCATTACGGCAAGGCGGCATGGCGCTGGTGGAGCTCAGGCACCGGGACCCCCGCTGAAGAGCGGGAATTTATCGACTACGCGGCCAAACTGGGCTTTGCGTATTCACTGGTCGACGATGGCTGGAAGGATTGGGAGCAGCCGTGGGCGCAAATCGCCGAGTTGGCAGCGTATGGGAAAGACCAAGGCGTGCATTTGCTGATCTGGCGAGATTACAAAGACTTAGCTGATCCAAGCAACGACTACGAAGCTTTGACATATTTTATCGACAAAGCCGCAAAAGCCGAGGTTGCCGGATTGAAAATAGATTTTTTCAATGCAGAATCCAAGGATCGCATCGACTTTGAACAACGCGCCCTGAAGGAGGCGGCTCGCCGCCAACTGGTCGTCATTTTCCATGGCATCCAAAAGCCGACCGGTGAAGCCCGAACCTTCCCGAACGAAGTCACACGCGAAGGTATTCGCGGCATCGAACTGAACAAGATGGCAGAGGGGCCGCTGACCGCAGAACACAACACCGCGCTGCCTTTCACCCGGCTGGTCGTCGGCGCTGGAGACTATACACCGATCGCATTTTCCAAACCGGGACCAACTACTTGGGCGCACCAGGTCGCCACCCTTGTTGCCTTTACCTCGCCTGTGCAAGTGATCGCGGAGCATCCCCGCATGTTGCTGGAAGACGAACGCACCGCGCCCGCCTTGCCCTTCATCCGCGACGTGCCCACGGTATGGGACGAAACGCGCGTCCTGCCCGGCAGCAAAATCGGTAAACTGGCAGCATTGGCGCGCCGCAGTGGTGACCAGTGGTGGCTGGCCGTGCTCAACAATCAGCCGCTGGAATGGCCGCTCGATCTCTCTTTCCTTGGGGACGGTGCGTATGAAGCACATGTGCTGCGAAGCCCTCAGCCGAACGCCTTGAGTGCTGAATCGCATGCCGCAACGCCCAATTGGCGACCGACCTTTTCACTGCAGCAAGGCGACGGCCTTGTGATCCGCTTCATTCCAGCCCGATAA
- a CDS encoding glycerophosphoryl diester phosphodiesterase, translated as MKWLIFCLAAAPLAAETLVLEDSACRLSWEESSQGWQLVEVALKTAAGEINAPASSGAQSVIFSAEEPSQESRPFYLSKNDRPFPEPIYRYNIAKWQQATTPVALNEAGEHWSFWPATADLMPDGSLHTRATSDQATVTTHWQLDPSFPGDVVVTQTLTARRSGYFSQSTPTLFTAKPDQLAWATVPGYFQGDTVNENLVESLVYGHGLPALPVLARERGTSSLTSIQTVKNGLTLAVTAAPGTAADPWPQDRAQRAIWKLGLSHRNRQGALAPTLYHPVLGEEGSFLKTGESVTFTFRYSLSDGDWYRALQHVARDIYRLPDFLELKQPQTSLSERLIELHEYVVDDETSMWRTEEFGGLKIGAQAYLGGVVRSDRDAMKNSDYGAMWMLANLTQDPRLTEDRLPFARNFKLAQQQIEGGFFQGAALGQYFLSKSRRFTEEWGDYIEPVALTYYMLLDLGNILLITPGDAELRDRVRLAADRLLAWQHEDGHWEVAYDHETEQPLFTATPDYRPTFYGLLVAYRLLGDERYLKGAEQGAQWLIEHAVAHGRFLGVCGDNRFAPDFATAQIAQGLLDLYELTANEDYLQAAIQTARFYTTAIFTHPRATTVTKEVKGEEVPDWAINQTGLSFEHGGSIGSAATEGPILLASHAGLFIRMAEITGDTYLVELARAATLARDAFVNKETQVASYYWVAMNRGAGPYPHHGWWQIGWITDYLISEASYRTHGAVRFPRGFMTPKVGPHACYGFAPGEIFGQPAQLAWLDLDIGNAAVDYVAAEAPDGSCSYVILLNQSPQVQEVKADLPQQLKTKKGLDLQHVTILDSTNPPEPAERSLRLPAWGARIVRLDWER; from the coding sequence ATGAAGTGGCTCATATTTTGCCTCGCGGCAGCGCCCTTGGCCGCCGAAACGCTCGTGCTCGAAGACTCCGCTTGCCGCCTCAGTTGGGAAGAGTCGTCCCAAGGGTGGCAACTGGTCGAAGTGGCCCTGAAGACTGCAGCGGGCGAAATCAACGCACCCGCCAGCAGTGGCGCCCAGTCGGTTATATTCTCCGCCGAGGAACCTTCGCAGGAGTCCAGACCATTTTATTTGTCAAAGAACGACAGGCCATTCCCAGAGCCCATCTACCGCTACAACATCGCGAAATGGCAGCAGGCTACGACCCCGGTAGCGCTCAACGAAGCGGGTGAGCACTGGAGTTTCTGGCCAGCAACGGCCGATTTGATGCCGGATGGAAGCCTGCACACTCGGGCCACCTCTGATCAGGCGACCGTCACCACCCATTGGCAACTGGATCCTTCCTTCCCGGGCGACGTAGTGGTAACGCAGACGCTGACCGCACGACGCAGCGGCTACTTCTCTCAAAGCACGCCCACGCTCTTTACCGCCAAGCCGGATCAACTGGCCTGGGCGACCGTGCCGGGCTATTTCCAAGGCGATACGGTCAACGAAAACCTGGTGGAATCGCTGGTTTACGGTCACGGCTTGCCTGCGCTGCCTGTTCTGGCGCGCGAAAGAGGCACGTCGTCACTGACGTCGATCCAAACAGTCAAGAACGGCCTCACCCTGGCCGTAACCGCAGCGCCGGGCACAGCGGCTGACCCTTGGCCGCAGGACCGAGCGCAGCGGGCCATCTGGAAGCTCGGTCTCTCGCACCGCAACCGGCAAGGCGCGCTGGCACCAACGCTTTATCACCCGGTATTGGGCGAGGAGGGTTCCTTTCTGAAGACTGGCGAGTCGGTCACTTTTACCTTCCGCTATAGCCTGAGCGATGGAGACTGGTACCGAGCCTTGCAACATGTGGCACGTGACATTTACCGCCTACCTGACTTTCTGGAGCTGAAACAACCGCAGACTTCCTTGAGCGAGCGCCTGATCGAACTACACGAATACGTGGTCGACGACGAAACATCGATGTGGCGGACCGAAGAGTTTGGAGGACTCAAAATCGGCGCGCAAGCCTACCTCGGCGGCGTCGTCCGCTCGGATCGCGATGCGATGAAAAACTCGGACTACGGAGCGATGTGGATGCTCGCCAATTTGACCCAAGATCCGCGCCTGACGGAAGACCGGCTGCCATTTGCGCGCAACTTCAAGCTCGCCCAGCAACAGATTGAGGGTGGATTTTTCCAAGGCGCTGCGCTTGGACAATATTTTCTTTCAAAGAGCCGACGCTTCACCGAAGAATGGGGGGACTATATCGAGCCGGTGGCGTTGACCTACTACATGCTACTCGATCTCGGCAACATCCTGCTGATCACCCCAGGAGATGCCGAACTGAGGGACCGCGTCCGCCTGGCTGCGGACCGGCTGCTCGCCTGGCAACACGAAGACGGCCATTGGGAAGTTGCTTACGATCATGAAACCGAGCAGCCGCTCTTTACCGCTACGCCCGACTATCGACCCACTTTCTACGGCTTGCTGGTCGCCTACCGCCTGCTAGGCGATGAACGTTACCTGAAGGGGGCCGAACAGGGTGCGCAATGGTTGATCGAGCACGCAGTGGCTCATGGGCGCTTCCTCGGGGTATGCGGCGACAACCGTTTCGCTCCGGATTTCGCCACCGCTCAAATCGCCCAAGGGCTGCTCGACCTCTACGAGCTGACCGCAAACGAGGATTACCTGCAGGCGGCCATCCAGACGGCGCGATTTTACACGACGGCCATCTTCACCCACCCACGCGCGACGACGGTGACGAAGGAGGTGAAAGGCGAAGAGGTGCCGGACTGGGCGATCAATCAGACCGGGCTCAGCTTCGAGCATGGCGGCTCCATCGGCTCGGCCGCGACGGAGGGCCCGATCTTGCTGGCGAGCCACGCGGGGCTTTTCATCCGCATGGCCGAAATAACGGGCGACACCTATCTGGTAGAGCTTGCCCGCGCCGCTACGCTCGCACGCGATGCTTTTGTAAACAAAGAGACGCAAGTTGCTTCCTATTACTGGGTTGCCATGAATAGAGGCGCAGGCCCCTACCCTCACCACGGCTGGTGGCAGATCGGCTGGATCACGGATTACCTGATCTCCGAAGCTTCTTACCGGACGCATGGCGCAGTTCGCTTTCCGCGCGGTTTCATGACGCCCAAGGTCGGCCCGCATGCGTGCTACGGCTTTGCCCCGGGCGAGATTTTCGGACAGCCTGCACAGTTGGCTTGGCTCGACCTCGATATAGGCAACGCGGCGGTCGATTACGTAGCGGCAGAGGCGCCAGACGGCTCATGCAGCTATGTGATTCTGCTGAACCAGTCCCCACAGGTGCAGGAGGTGAAGGCAGATTTACCCCAACAGCTCAAGACCAAGAAGGGGCTTGATTTGCAACATGTTACCATTCTCGATTCAACGAACCCTCCGGAGCCTGCCGAGCGCAGCCTCCGCCTGCCTGCTTGGGGCGCGCGCATCGTAAGACTCGATTGGGAGCGCTAG